The window TAGTCGTCAAAGATAATTTCTTCCTGAACCATCATTACCAATTGTCCTGTTTCTCCAAGTTTGTTCCATAGATCATCCGGATTTTCTACTCGGTATACATTCTTCCAGCCGCCACCATCATGAGGTTTCATATATGCAGGGAATCCTACATAATTGAAGATATATTCCCAATCGTGTGGAAATTTAAGGTTTCTGAACGAAGTTTCCGAAGTGTCGTTTGGTCTTTCATGGGACGGAAGCAATACTGTTTTCGGTAACGGAATCCCAAGCTTACTCATCAGAGCATTGTTGAAAAACTTTTCATCAGCGCTCCACCAAAAAGGGTTATTGATTACATAAGTGCCGTTAAGTGCCGCATTTTTAAGATACGCTCTGTAAAAGGGAACATCCTGCGAAATTCTGTCGATGATTACTGCATATTCATAATCGGCACCTTGTTCAAGCTTATCAATGGTAACAGGTTCAGCTATAATATCTCCTCCTCCCAGTTCATTGACTTTGTCTATAAATGCCCAAGGAAATGTATCTTCCATACCGAATAGAATTCCTACTTTTTTTGTCATAATTTTTGTTTTTAAATGAGGGTGTATATTCTATATTACTTCTTAAAGAATCTGCGATTCTTCATATTTTTAAAACTTAAGCGCTTAAACATTGATTCTCTTTTCAATTTAAAAATCTTTATTAAAACACTTAAGTAAGTTATATTATGCTATTTTATAAACTATTTTTATTGGAATGCTTTTAAGAAAAATAAGCTCCTATAAAAGTTGGAAAAACCATTCTCCACAATGGCCAGTCATGGCCAATCCATTTTCTTTCATCATACCAGAAATCAATTCCTTTTATCCTTAAAATTTCAGCCATTTCAATATTCTTGTCTTTACAGATATCCTGGTCGGAAGTACTCAAGACAATATGCATATGTTGGTATTTCCAGGAGTCATCATTTCTTACAAATTCCCTTGGACAGTTGAAATATACAAGGTCGTCTGAGTAGCCATTCATGAAGTTTCTTATGCTGAAGGCTCCCGAGAGACAAAATAAATGAGAAACTACATCTGGAAACCTGAAGGCAAAGTTGGCTGCATGATACCCTCCGAAACTGGCTCCGGCCACTGCTACACGATGAGTTTTATGAAGTTTTTGGATATACGGAACAAATTCCAGAATCAAAAACTGCACATAGCGTTCATAGTTTTTGATTCTTTGCTGTGGAGATATTTTTTCATCATAAAAACTCCAGGCGTCAATAGTCTGAATATTATAAAGCTTTACTTTTCCCTGTTCTACAAACCAATTGATGCTTCCGTTAAGATGAAAATCATGGTTTTGGGTATATTGTCCTTGGGAGGTGGGAAACATAATGATAGGATGGCCATAATGTCCGGTCACTTCTACCTTAAGGCTTGTTCCCAATATGTTGGAATAATAATCTGTATGTTCTATATGAGGCATTTTTTCTTATTTGGGTTTAACATAGTAATTATAATCGTTCGAGAAATTCAATTCCTCCAAGTTCATCATGCTCTAGGATATCCAGTATCAAAGTTCCTAATTCAGGATGCTCTAGGATAATATTTTCTTTAAACTTCCATGAAGATCCGGGCTTATTCGCATTCGTGGAATCAACAAATTTATAATAAGCTTTACTTTCCCATTTTCCGGTACTGATCTTTTCTAAGTTGTTGATTAAAAAAGGTCTTTCCGATAGATTTAGCTTTATAAAATCAAGACTGCTTTGAATATCACTTTCTCTTCTCATTACTTTATGACATTAGCTTACTGCTTTTTGGCGGAAGGATATTAAGCATTTCTGCATTAATCTTTTCTGTAGCACTGTCCAGCCTTTCTTCTATAACAGATGCTTCACTGGATTTGTAAACAATGCCAACATGATAATCGATAGGAAGGAATTTTACCACTTCCTCACATTCAAATTTGCTGTAATCCGGTTCTTTATCCTTGATAAGGGCAACAATAAGTCCTGCATAATACCCTGTAGGAGGAGAAATGTTATAATTTTTATCTCTTAAAAGAGCGTCTTCAATTTTAGCCCATTCTCTCCAGATATTGATATTGCTTGAAGCTTCTACTAAATCGGGAATGTGAGCGCCGCCCACTCTTGAAGAGGTTTCCAGGAAATACCATTTTCCATCTTCCTTTCCACGGATAAACTCGGTATGAGTAGCTCCATTAACAAGCCCAAAGTTGGAAAGTACCCTGGAATTGATTTCTTCCAATGCTTTGAATTCATCAGAGTATCTTCCTAAAGTTTTAGATCTGAAAACACCTCCTTCATGGGAAACCTGCATAGGTGGGGCGAGATATTTTGATGCAGAAGTAAATACAATTTCCTTATTAAAGGTTAGGCTGTCTACATGATAGACATTTCCCGGTTTAAAGCTTTCCAGAAGGAAAAGATGGCGTTCCTCACCCAATATGTCCAAGGCTTCGTGAAGCTGTTCTTTGGTAGTGATCTTTTTGATTCCTGATGCTGAAGCCTCTGAACGGGGTTTCAGTACCCAGGGAGCAGGAACTTTGTCTACAAATTCATTCACTGTATCATCATTGAAAACAGCTGTAAATTCAGGAACACTAATACCTGAATCTTTTGCCTTCTGGCGCATGGCTAATTTATCTCTGAAATAACGGTGGGTAGTCTGTCCCATTCCCGGAATACGGAAAGTTTCCCGGATCAGGGCAGCCTTTTCCACGTCGTAGTCATCAAGAGCAACTACAGCGTCTACTTTCCTGGTTTTCATCAGGTGTGAAAATCCCTGGATCAGATGTTCCAGGTTCCATACAGACGGTTTGATTTCAGGCATGTAAAATACCTCATCAATGGCATGCCAGGGCCAGTTTTTTTCTTTAAGATTCTCTGATGTTACTAAGATGATTTTATTACCGAGCCTCTTCATTTCATCCATGAAGTCATAGCCCTTGTAATAGCACGAAATACATACTATAATTTTCTCCTCCATATAATGTTTTTTAAGTTTTAGTGAATTTTCAAAAATAAAAGCAATTCTTTATTATTTGATTAATATCAAAAATAAAAATATGATGCGCTTTTCTGAATCACTAATCAAGTATACAGAGAATTTTTGTAATAAACTAATTTTTAGTGATAATTTTCGATTAAATCCGTGAGCAATTGAACCCCATACCCGGTCGCCGCTTTTTCTTTAGCATATCCCACACTTCCGAAGGCTACGCCAGCAATGTCCAAATGTGCCCATTTAGGGTGGTTTTCAGTAAATTGCTCTAGAAATTTAGCAGCGATAATACAATCTCCAACAGGCTTTAGGGACATGTTTTTTAAGTCGGCTACATCAGATTGTATATCATCTTTCCATATATCCCATAAAGGTAAATTCCATAGTCTTTGATTGGTGTGATCTCCTGTTTTTATCAAAAGGTTTTTTAACTCTTCATTATTGGAAAATAAAGCCCCACAAGTATCCCCAAACATTCTTACAGAGCTTCCCGTTAAAGTAGCCAGGTCAATAAGGAAATCTGTTTTGTAGTTTTTAGCCAAATAAGAAAGTCCGTCGGCAAGGATGAGTCTGCCTTCTGCATCCGTATCCATAACTTCAATAGTTTTACCATTGTACGCTGTAATGACATCACTAGGAAGCAGCGCTTTTTCAGAAATGGCATTGTCGGTAATTGGAAGCACTGCGATGATATTCACTGGCAGTTCCATTTCTGCCGCATAGATTAAAGTTCCTAAAACAGCTGTTGCCCCACCCATATCAGATTTCATATAATGCATATTGGTAAAAGGCTTCAATGAAATTCCTCCTGTATCAAATAACACACATTTTCCAACCAATCCGAATGTTTTGGCATTTTTAACTGTGGTTTTGTATTCTAAAATGGTGAAGGCGGCATCATGAGCGCTTGCTTGGTTGACGGCAAGGTAGGCTCCAAGACCAAGTTCTTCACATTTTTTACGATTGAACACCGTGTATTTTAATTCGTATTTTTTGGCCAGATTTTTAAGGTATAGACTGAACGTTTCAGTCTTTTTTAAGTTAGCCGGTTTATTCATCCATTCCTGGCAGGCAATCTGTCCGTTACTTAATGCTTCGGCTTTCAGTTCAATATGGTCTAATTTTTTCTGGCTTAAATTCTCAAAATGAAGCTCAAATCTGGCACTCCAGAAAGGATGATTTTTTTCGAAAGGATAATTGTAGGTTCCTATGAGCAGTCCTTTTACAAACTCTTCAAACTGCTTTTCATTAAGGAAGTCGGCTAATAGCAAAGTAGAAACCGGCTGCAATTTTTCCTTTTGGGTTTGAGAAAATTTTACGGCAACCTGCTGGAGTTCGAAATTCTGTAAGCCAGATGTTCCGAGTCCGATAAAATAAGTTATTCCTTCTTCATGGGCATTGATGAATACTTCATGCTTCTTTCCTGTGAAGAATGTAGCAATGTTTTTATTGAAGTTTTTACTTGTTTTCGTCCATTCCTCTTCAGTGAATAAATGGAATATTTGGGTGTAATTTTTATTTTTTTGTTGATTAGTTTCATAAAATTTAGTTCTTAACGCTTTGTTGTTGTGGTTTAACTTCTACAGGGTTTTCGGTATTGTCATAGAATAGCCATTCAATAGCTCTTGGGAATTCCTGTGACCAGTAAAATTCGCTGTGAGTCCCGTCAGGATTGATGCTGGTTCTGAATTCAAAGTCGAAAAGATTCTTTTTTTCCCATCTTTTCAGGTATTCTTCGAAAATATGAATTCTTTTTACCATTTTGGAGCCTTCCTGCCCGCCACCATATAAATATATTTTTGTTTTAAATGGAACCCGGAAGTTCATCATCGGAAAGTTATTGTTCGGTTCTACCCACAGAGAGGGTGAGAAGATCAATAATTTGGAATAGACTTCAGGATAAAGAAAGCCACTGTAGATACTGATCAATGCACCCAGCGAACTGCCTCCGATTCCTGTGTTGTCTCGGTCTTTTTTTGTGCGATAATTTTCATCTACATAAGGTTTTAAAGTATCGGTGATAAAGCGAATGTATTTTTTTCCTTCAGAGCCATTGGCTACATTGTCGTTATCAAAGATATATTCTTTGATCCGGTCTTCGCTTCCATGTTCTATGGCAATGATGATAACGTCACCACGTCCGTATTCTGCAAGGATGGAGAGCTTTTTATCAATTTCCCAGTTTCCGAAACCGCTTCCTTCGTTAAAAAGATTTTGAGCATCCTGAAGATATAAAACAGGATAGCTTTTATCTGAAGTATGGTAGTCATAAGGAAGTACTGCCCATATTTTACGGTAACGATCCAGTTGTGGAATGTAGAATTTTTCAGAAATTACCTCAGCAGTAGGGAAGAACTCTTCTTTGAAGGGTCCCCAGTTTAACCTCCATTTTTCTATAGTATCAGATGCTTTCTGTAGTAATTTTTTTATTTTTCGGTTAGGAGTGATATTTCCATATTTATCCAGTTCTACATTTTCCCAGCCTCCTTTGGTGAATTTGTACTCAATCTCATCGGCAAGTTTGTCATTTTCAATTTCTATGAAATAATGCCGCGAATCTAATTGTTTGAGCTGATAATTATAATCTTTTGGATTCCAATTGTTGAAATTCCCGGTGATAAATACCGGCCTGTCATCTTTTTCATCAGTATAAAGTTCAAACCTCATCATAAGTGTTTAATTAATATTAGTTTGCTAAATTTATAAAAAAGATTGTTTTAGAATCATAAAAAAGTGAATTAAAAAATGATATATTTGATAGGAAACGAAAGAAGAAAGCTAACTTGATAATTATTTGACGAATAATTAACCGCTAATGTCAGTATTTTTCGTAGTTTCAGGCAAAATATAAATACAAACTGATCTTGATGAATTCTGTTAAAACCTATACGCTTTTCACCGATCATGATGTGTATCTTTTCAAAGAAGGTAGACATTATAAGCTGTATGGTAAATTTGGAGCACATTCTGTAGAGAAGGATGGTATAAAAGGGGTTTATTTCTCAGTTTGGGCCCCTAATGCAAAGAAAGTATCTGTGATAGGAGATTTTAATAATTGGAATCATAAGGATCATATTTTGTTTCCAAGATGGGATGAATCCGGTATCTGGGAAGGATTTGTCGAAGAATTGCCTTGGGGTACTTTGTATAAATATGCTGTTGAAACAGCAGGAGGAGAGATCCTGGAAAAAAGTGATCCTTATGCTTTAAGCTGGGAACAAAATATTCAGGCAGCTTCATTAGTCTCCACAACCTGGTATGAATGGAATGATAAAGACTGGATGGATGGACGCTGGGAAAAAAACAACCTGGATGCACCAATATCTGTTTATGAATTACATTTAGGCTCATGGGTAAGAGAAGGCGATAGTCCTGACCGATTTTTGAACTACCGTGATATCGCTGAAAAGCTGGTTCCTTATATAAAAGAAATGGAGTTCACCCACGTAGAATTTATGCCTGTTATGGAATACCCCTATGATCCAAGCTGGGGATATCAGATCACAGGATTTTATGCGGCGACGTCACGTTTCGGGTCACCACAGGATCTGATGTTTCTGATTGATGAACTGCATCAGAATAATATAGGTGTTATCCTGGATTGGGTGCCTTCGCATTTTCCGGGAGATGCCAATGGGCTTTATCGTTTTGATGGTTCCCATTTATATGAACATGAGGACGAAAGAAGGGGTTTTCACCCGGACTGGAAATCACATATTTTCAATTATGGAAAAAATGAAGTGAAGTCTTTCCTGATTTCCAATGCGATGTTTTGGCTGGATCGTTATCATGCAGATGGACTTCGTGTAGATGCGGTAACGTCAATGCTTCATCTGGATTATTCAAGAAATGAAGGGGAATGGGAACCTAATATATATGGTGGAAATGTAAATCTTGAAGCCAAAGCTTTTCTGCAGGAGTTTAATACTGCTGTTTACAAAGAATTCGGGAATAGTATTATGACCATTGCTGAAGAAAGTTCAGATTTCCCAATGCTTACCAAACCCGTTCATGATGGCGGCGTAGGCTTTGGAATGAAATGGATGATGGGCTGGATGCATGATACATTGGACTATTTCAAAGAAGACTTTGTCAACAGGAAGTTTCATCATCATAAACTTACGTTTGCTTCCATGTATATGTATAATGAAAATTATATGATGCCTTTGTCACACGATGAAGTGGTACATGGAAAAGCAAGTCTGATCTATAAAATGAAAGGTGATGAGTGGCAGAAATTTGCCAATCTTCGTACCTTGTATGTTTATATGTATACCCATCCGGGAGCCAAGCTGCTTTTTATGGGTGATGAATTTGGGCAAACCAGCGAATGGAACTTTACCCGAAGCCTGGATTGGCATCTGCTGAAATATCCTGTTCATAAAGGATTGCAGGATTTAGTAAAGCATCTTAATCATTTATACCGATCAGAATCTGCACTCTATGAAAATCAGTTTGATAAAAATGGTTTTGAATGGATAGAGGCGGATGATCTGGAAAACTCAGTGTACGTTTATCTCAGAAAAGGAAAAAGAAGAGATGATATTTTGATGACTATATTAAATCTGGCTCCAAAAGTATTGGATTACAGTATAAAGATTCCAAACGGAACTCATTGGGATATTATTTTTAATTCTGATGATGAAGAATACAGTGGAAGCGGAGTCGTATCTGAGGTGTTGGAAGAGAAATATGAAGATGGAACGGAGCGTCAAAAATTTATGACTATCAAGTTACCTCCTTTGGCGGGGATTATTTTGAGACAACATAAAGATAAAAAGTATAAATTACACAGAATTAAACACAAAAGATAAAGAATGGTTATTTATCATTTAAGCACAGAATGTTATCCTGTAGCCAAAGTAGGAGGGCTGGCAGACGTTGTTGGCGCACTTCCGAAATATCAGAATAAAATAAAAGGAATAGAGGCTAAGGTAGTAATGCCATGGTATAATAAACCCTTTGTTCATGAGCATGAATTTGATGTGGTGTTTGATGGATTCATTCATCAGGGAGATAATATGCTGCAGGTTCAGGTCATGAAGGAAAAAACAAATGCGCTGGGTTTTGAACTTTATATGGTGAGAATTCCCGGGCTGTTGGATAGAGATAATCCTTATGGTTATCAGGATGAAAGTTTTCAGTTTCTGGCTTTCCAGCATGGAGTTCTGCATTGGTTATGTGCTATGGAAATCAGACCTGATGTCCTGCACTGCCATGATTATCATACCGGCTTGGTTCCTTTTATGGTAGAGCACTGTTCTGAATTTAGCTTTTTAAAGGGGGTAAAAACCATAGGAACGATTCATAATGGAGAATATCAGGGAATGATGAGCTGGAATATGGCGAATTATATGCCTTCTTTTGATGCCTATAAATGGGGATTAATGGATTGGAACGGACTGATGAACCCATTGGCTAGTATGATCAAATGTTCGGATGCCTTTACTACGGTTTCTGAAGGTTATCTGGAAGAGCTTTTCATCAGCTTCCGAGGATTGGAAAGCCTGGTTCGTCAGGAATTCGGAAAAGCCTATGGAATCATTAACGGAATTGATACTGAAGTCTGGAATCCGGAGACTGATCCGATGCTGGATTTTAATTTTAACATCAAAAATGCAGTAGCGCAAAAGAAAAAGAATAAAGAGAAGCTTTGTAAAGAATATGGTTTAAAACCTGAGCTTCCTTTATTTGCATTCATCGGAAGATTTGCAACTGAAAAAGGAGCAGATTTTTTACCGGATGTTGTATGGAAAAGCATCAAACAAAGTTATGGTGCTTTAAATATCATGATCCTGGGTTCAGGAAACAGCTATATTGAAAATAAGCTTAAAGAATATGATTATACTTATACCAATTTTGCGCTGGATTTAGGCTATAAAGAACATCTTTCTCATAAGATCTATGCCTCAGCAGATTTCCTGTTGATGCCATCAAGAGTAGAACCGTGTGGTTTAAATCAAATGTATTCCATGAGATACGGAACGGTGCCTATAGTAAGATATACAGGTGGATTGAGAGATACTGTAGAAGATATTTCAACAGGCGGAGCAGGCTTAAACTTTACCTATCCAAGCGTGGATGATATTGTACATGCGATGAACAGAGCGCTTGGAATCTATCATCAGAAAGGTATCATGGAAGAACTTATTCATGCCAATATGAATTTTGATTTTGCATGGGAGAAATCTGCAGAAAAATATATAGCTTTATATAATAGCTGATATGGCACGAATCTTTTCTTTTTTATCAATCATAATACTATTGTCTTCCTGTAAAAAGGAAGATGACGGACTTCGTAATGGCTATTTTTGGTTATATGGAGCAGGTCTTAAAGATATATATGAAGAAGAAGCAACTAATGGTATCTCCGAAAAATGGAAAATAAAATGGGTAGATGCCGGAGATTGTACGATTGATTATGAAACACTCAAAAAGATAACTAACGCTAATAAAAAAACTCAGGCAGCTATTGAAAATAAATATGGCAAAGGTTGGGATGTAAAATATGATAAAGATGTGGAGGACTTTATGATGAAGCGGGTGGATGTAATGGATGTACTCATTGTAAACAAACTCTTCAGAAGCAAGCTTAGAGATCATAATATTCCTATTGATGATGTAGATAAAGAAGTAAAAGAACTGAATGATAAAGGGCAATATGAAGTAGCTGTAATTAACCAGAAACTGGAATATGAAAATAAGATATGTTTCAGAGTTAATGTAGACACCAAAAAAAGAACAGTAAACTTAATAAAATAAAAAACGCAATATATTTATGAACCCAAATGTAATCTCTATTGTATTGGGCGGAGGCAGAGGAACAAGATTATTCCCGTTAACGTATACCAGATCAAAACCGGCAGTTCCTATCGCTGGGAAATACAGACTGGTGGATATTCCTATTTCAAACTGTCTGAACTCAGGATTAAATAAAATTCTGGTACTGACCCAATTTAATTCAGCGTCCCTGAACTCGCATATTAAGAATTCTTATCATTTTGATATCTTCAGCAAGGGCTTTGTAGATATTCTGGCTGCAGAACAGAATGTGGAAAATGATAGTTGGTATCAGGGAACTGCAGATGCCGTACGCCAGTCGATGAAACATCTTGAAAAATATGATTATGACTACATCTTAATCCTTTCAGGAGATCAATTGTATCAGATGGATTTCAGAGAAATGCTCGATTTTCACATTGAAAATGGTGGTGACCTGACCATTGCCACTATTCCTGTTAATGCTAAAGATGCCACTGGTTTTGGAATATTAAAATCTGATGATGACGGAAATATTACCTCTTTCTATGAAAAACCGGATTATGAAATGCTGGAAGGTCTGAAATCTGAGGTTTCGGAAGAGAATAAACATAAAGGAAAAGAGTTTCTGGCCTCTATGGGGATCTATATCTTTACAAAAACAATCTTAAAAAAGATGTTTGATGAAGGGGCTGGTGACGACTTTGGAAAAGATATTATTCCCAATTCTATTGGTAAATATAATACATTAAGTTATCAATATGAAGGCTATTGGACAGATATCGGAACTATAGAATCGTTCTATGAAGCCAACCTGGATCTTTGTTTGGATCTTCCACAATTCAACCTGTTTTCCTCTTCTCCAATTTATACAAGAGCAAGAATGCTTCCACCATCAAAAATCAATGGTTCTTATGTAAGTAAGGCTGTTTTCGGAGATGGATGCATCATTATGGCGGATAAAATTGAAAACTCCGTGATTGGAAACAGAACACGAATAGATAAAGGCAGTACCATCGTCAATTCTTATGTTATGGGAGCCGATTTTTATCAAAATACTACAGAAATTGTTCTGAATGACAGAGCAGGACGTCCGAATATGGGGATCGGAAAATACTGTTATATTGAAAAAGCTATTCTTGACAAAAACTGTTATATAGGAGATAATGTAAAGATTATTGGTGGGAAACACCTTCCGGACGGAGACTATGGAACCTATTCGGTACAGGATGGAATTGTAGTGGTGAAGAAAGGAGCTGTTCTCGCTCCGGGGACCCACATTGGATAGGAGAATTGATAAATAAATGCACATTTGGGTGGAAAAAAAACTTTTTCAGATCAGATGAGCTGAGAATATTTTACTAAATATTTAAAAAAGCATTTCATATTGAAATGCTTTTTTATTGTTTTTACATCCATTCATACATGAATTTTGAGATGTTATATGAAATAATAATCACTTTTATGGGATTAATTATTTATGTATATATTTAAACCGAAAAAACAATTGAATTATGAAAAAAAATGATCATTGTAGCTATTGCTGCTTTCGGAATGATGAGCGCTCAGAAAAATACTTTACTATTAGGAGGCAATATCGGTTATAGTAGTGATAATACCAGTGTTTCCGGCAAAAAAAGCGAAGTGGAGTCCTTTAGTTTTACCCCAACCGTAGGATATCAGTTTAACGATCACTGGACAATAGGAATCAACTCTACTATTACTTCAGGAAAAAAGCCTGATGAAATAGGGGAATTAAAAGAAAATAGTTTTGCTATTGGACCATTTGTACGTTACGCAGTTCCATTAAGTCAAACTTTTGCTGTGTATGGGGATTTAGGAGCAGGATATCAGAATATGAAAGATACCTACACCGTTGCTACTACTTCTAGCGACAGAAAAATGAATGGATTCTATGCCAATTTTACACCAGCATTGTTTATCAACTTTAAGAACAGCTTTGGCTTAAATTTCAATATTGGAGGTATCCGATATGGCTATTTGAAAGAAAGTGGAGCTGATGTTACGAATAACAGATTCAATTTCTCTTTTGGTAAAGAAATAGGTGTTGGAATATCAAAGAATTTTGGACTGAAATAATTCCTATTGAAATAAAAATTTTAAAAAATGAGCTGGAATTTTCCGGCTTTTTTGTTGATATAGAATCAAGGAAGAAGGACTTCAATGAACAAACTTTTATTAACCATTGGAGTAACGGGAACTTCCAGCTTCCATCATCCCGCTTCCTACCTTTCACTAGGTTAATTATTGTT of the Chryseobacterium capnotolerans genome contains:
- a CDS encoding ATP-grasp domain-containing protein, with product MTKKVGILFGMEDTFPWAFIDKVNELGGGDIIAEPVTIDKLEQGADYEYAVIIDRISQDVPFYRAYLKNAALNGTYVINNPFWWSADEKFFNNALMSKLGIPLPKTVLLPSHERPNDTSETSFRNLKFPHDWEYIFNYVGFPAYMKPHDGGGWKNVYRVENPDDLWNKLGETGQLVMMVQEEIIFDDYYRVYCLGRKYVHIMPYEPRNPHHLRYATTHQTEGKELEKLLKTIHDYTIKMNEALGYDFNTVEFAVRDGIPYAIDFCNPAPDADRNSVGEENFAWIIEHAAKLAIEKAKEYVPGKPNITWGTFVKDSIK
- a CDS encoding alpha/beta hydrolase-fold protein, with the protein product MPHIEHTDYYSNILGTSLKVEVTGHYGHPIIMFPTSQGQYTQNHDFHLNGSINWFVEQGKVKLYNIQTIDAWSFYDEKISPQQRIKNYERYVQFLILEFVPYIQKLHKTHRVAVAGASFGGYHAANFAFRFPDVVSHLFCLSGAFSIRNFMNGYSDDLVYFNCPREFVRNDDSWKYQHMHIVLSTSDQDICKDKNIEMAEILRIKGIDFWYDERKWIGHDWPLWRMVFPTFIGAYFS
- a CDS encoding ATP-grasp domain-containing protein encodes the protein MEEKIIVCISCYYKGYDFMDEMKRLGNKIILVTSENLKEKNWPWHAIDEVFYMPEIKPSVWNLEHLIQGFSHLMKTRKVDAVVALDDYDVEKAALIRETFRIPGMGQTTHRYFRDKLAMRQKAKDSGISVPEFTAVFNDDTVNEFVDKVPAPWVLKPRSEASASGIKKITTKEQLHEALDILGEERHLFLLESFKPGNVYHVDSLTFNKEIVFTSASKYLAPPMQVSHEGGVFRSKTLGRYSDEFKALEEINSRVLSNFGLVNGATHTEFIRGKEDGKWYFLETSSRVGGAHIPDLVEASSNINIWREWAKIEDALLRDKNYNISPPTGYYAGLIVALIKDKEPDYSKFECEEVVKFLPIDYHVGIVYKSSEASVIEERLDSATEKINAEMLNILPPKSSKLMS
- a CDS encoding M17 family metallopeptidase, with protein sequence MQPVSTLLLADFLNEKQFEEFVKGLLIGTYNYPFEKNHPFWSARFELHFENLSQKKLDHIELKAEALSNGQIACQEWMNKPANLKKTETFSLYLKNLAKKYELKYTVFNRKKCEELGLGAYLAVNQASAHDAAFTILEYKTTVKNAKTFGLVGKCVLFDTGGISLKPFTNMHYMKSDMGGATAVLGTLIYAAEMELPVNIIAVLPITDNAISEKALLPSDVITAYNGKTIEVMDTDAEGRLILADGLSYLAKNYKTDFLIDLATLTGSSVRMFGDTCGALFSNNEELKNLLIKTGDHTNQRLWNLPLWDIWKDDIQSDVADLKNMSLKPVGDCIIAAKFLEQFTENHPKWAHLDIAGVAFGSVGYAKEKAATGYGVQLLTDLIENYH
- a CDS encoding alpha/beta hydrolase-fold protein codes for the protein MMRFELYTDEKDDRPVFITGNFNNWNPKDYNYQLKQLDSRHYFIEIENDKLADEIEYKFTKGGWENVELDKYGNITPNRKIKKLLQKASDTIEKWRLNWGPFKEEFFPTAEVISEKFYIPQLDRYRKIWAVLPYDYHTSDKSYPVLYLQDAQNLFNEGSGFGNWEIDKKLSILAEYGRGDVIIIAIEHGSEDRIKEYIFDNDNVANGSEGKKYIRFITDTLKPYVDENYRTKKDRDNTGIGGSSLGALISIYSGFLYPEVYSKLLIFSPSLWVEPNNNFPMMNFRVPFKTKIYLYGGGQEGSKMVKRIHIFEEYLKRWEKKNLFDFEFRTSINPDGTHSEFYWSQEFPRAIEWLFYDNTENPVEVKPQQQSVKN
- the glgB gene encoding 1,4-alpha-glucan branching protein GlgB, with the protein product MNSVKTYTLFTDHDVYLFKEGRHYKLYGKFGAHSVEKDGIKGVYFSVWAPNAKKVSVIGDFNNWNHKDHILFPRWDESGIWEGFVEELPWGTLYKYAVETAGGEILEKSDPYALSWEQNIQAASLVSTTWYEWNDKDWMDGRWEKNNLDAPISVYELHLGSWVREGDSPDRFLNYRDIAEKLVPYIKEMEFTHVEFMPVMEYPYDPSWGYQITGFYAATSRFGSPQDLMFLIDELHQNNIGVILDWVPSHFPGDANGLYRFDGSHLYEHEDERRGFHPDWKSHIFNYGKNEVKSFLISNAMFWLDRYHADGLRVDAVTSMLHLDYSRNEGEWEPNIYGGNVNLEAKAFLQEFNTAVYKEFGNSIMTIAEESSDFPMLTKPVHDGGVGFGMKWMMGWMHDTLDYFKEDFVNRKFHHHKLTFASMYMYNENYMMPLSHDEVVHGKASLIYKMKGDEWQKFANLRTLYVYMYTHPGAKLLFMGDEFGQTSEWNFTRSLDWHLLKYPVHKGLQDLVKHLNHLYRSESALYENQFDKNGFEWIEADDLENSVYVYLRKGKRRDDILMTILNLAPKVLDYSIKIPNGTHWDIIFNSDDEEYSGSGVVSEVLEEKYEDGTERQKFMTIKLPPLAGIILRQHKDKKYKLHRIKHKR
- a CDS encoding glycogen synthase: MVIYHLSTECYPVAKVGGLADVVGALPKYQNKIKGIEAKVVMPWYNKPFVHEHEFDVVFDGFIHQGDNMLQVQVMKEKTNALGFELYMVRIPGLLDRDNPYGYQDESFQFLAFQHGVLHWLCAMEIRPDVLHCHDYHTGLVPFMVEHCSEFSFLKGVKTIGTIHNGEYQGMMSWNMANYMPSFDAYKWGLMDWNGLMNPLASMIKCSDAFTTVSEGYLEELFISFRGLESLVRQEFGKAYGIINGIDTEVWNPETDPMLDFNFNIKNAVAQKKKNKEKLCKEYGLKPELPLFAFIGRFATEKGADFLPDVVWKSIKQSYGALNIMILGSGNSYIENKLKEYDYTYTNFALDLGYKEHLSHKIYASADFLLMPSRVEPCGLNQMYSMRYGTVPIVRYTGGLRDTVEDISTGGAGLNFTYPSVDDIVHAMNRALGIYHQKGIMEELIHANMNFDFAWEKSAEKYIALYNS
- a CDS encoding glucose-1-phosphate adenylyltransferase, producing MNPNVISIVLGGGRGTRLFPLTYTRSKPAVPIAGKYRLVDIPISNCLNSGLNKILVLTQFNSASLNSHIKNSYHFDIFSKGFVDILAAEQNVENDSWYQGTADAVRQSMKHLEKYDYDYILILSGDQLYQMDFREMLDFHIENGGDLTIATIPVNAKDATGFGILKSDDDGNITSFYEKPDYEMLEGLKSEVSEENKHKGKEFLASMGIYIFTKTILKKMFDEGAGDDFGKDIIPNSIGKYNTLSYQYEGYWTDIGTIESFYEANLDLCLDLPQFNLFSSSPIYTRARMLPPSKINGSYVSKAVFGDGCIIMADKIENSVIGNRTRIDKGSTIVNSYVMGADFYQNTTEIVLNDRAGRPNMGIGKYCYIEKAILDKNCYIGDNVKIIGGKHLPDGDYGTYSVQDGIVVVKKGAVLAPGTHIG
- a CDS encoding outer membrane beta-barrel protein; this translates as MIIVAIAAFGMMSAQKNTLLLGGNIGYSSDNTSVSGKKSEVESFSFTPTVGYQFNDHWTIGINSTITSGKKPDEIGELKENSFAIGPFVRYAVPLSQTFAVYGDLGAGYQNMKDTYTVATTSSDRKMNGFYANFTPALFINFKNSFGLNFNIGGIRYGYLKESGADVTNNRFNFSFGKEIGVGISKNFGLK